The following are encoded together in the Zingiber officinale cultivar Zhangliang chromosome 8A, Zo_v1.1, whole genome shotgun sequence genome:
- the LOC122011022 gene encoding NADPH--cytochrome P450 reductase 1-like, whose protein sequence is MQIGSEKASSLDLLSVVVASLSDRYGLDSSTGDAFVENWLLIVVLSIVIAVLVGCVAIFFVRRSSRRKAAEPPKPLVVKTQMDTEEDQGKKKVTVFFRTQTRTAEGFAKALAEEAKARYPNAIFKVMDIDEYTTEDDEYEENLKKESLALFFLATYGDGEPTDNAARFYKWFTEGKERGTWLENLQFGVFSLGNQQYEHFNKVVVVVDELLYEQGTKHIVQVGLGDDDQGIEDDFSAWRELLWPELDKLLQDENETGASTPYTAAIPEYRVVFVKLEEVPYLDKSLNFANGHAIHDIQHPCR, encoded by the exons ATGCAGATAGGTTCCGAGAAGGCGTCGTCCCTTGATCTCTTGTCGGTCGTCGTCGCCTCCCTCTCCGACAGATATGGGCTCGATTCCAGCACCGGAGATGCGTTCGTGGAGAACTGGCTGCTGATCGTCGTCCTAAGCATAGTCATCGCCGTGCTTGTCGGTTGCGTGGCAATCTTCTTCGTCCGGCGATCAAGCAGAAGGAAGGCCGCCGAGCCGCCGAAGCCGCTAGTAGTGAAGACCCAGATGGATACAGAGGAGgaccaagggaagaagaaggtcacCGTCTTCTTCAGGACGCAAACCAGGACGGCTGAGGGGTTCGCGAAG GCGCTGGCTGAGGAGGCAAAAGCACGGTACCCTAATGCCATATTTAAAGTCATGGATATC GACGAATATACTACTGAGGATGATGAGTACGAGGAGAACCTGAAAAAGGAGAGCTTGGCTTTGTTCTTCTTGGCTAC GTATGGAGATGGCGAGCCTACTGATAATGCTGCCCGGTTCTACAAATGGTTTACAGAG GGGAAAGAGAGAGGAACCTGGTTGGAAAATCTTCAATTTGGTGTGTTTAGTTTGGGCAATCAGCAATATGAACATTTTAATAAG GTTGTTGTGGTGGTCGATGAACTACTTTATGAGCAAG GCACCAAGCACATTGTCCAAGTGGGGTTAGGAGATGATGATCAGGGTATTGAGGATGACTTCTCTGCATG GAGGGAGCTTCTTTGGCCGGAGTTGGATAAGTTACTTCAGGATGAAAATGAGACAGGTGCATCTACTCCTTATACAGCTGCCATTCCTGAATACCGGGTTGTATTTGTCAAGCTTGAAGAAGTTCCATATCTGGACAAAAGTTTGAATTTTGCAAATGGCCATGCTATTCATGACATACAACATCCATGCAGGTAG